Sequence from the bacterium genome:
CGCGCCCTGTCGATCGAGCCGCGCGAGCAGCTCCTCGTCCGGGTCGAGCGGCGGCTCCGCCCCGCTCCACGCCGGGCCGGCCGTCACCTGCTGCCCGTCCTTGCGCGCCCAGCCGCGCTCGCCGAGCCAGCGCAGCGACTCGCCGACGACGCGCGCCTCGAGGCCGCTCTTGGCGGGAAGCTCCTGCAGCGTCGCCCGGCCGCCGAGCGCCGCGAGGGCGCGGGCCACGCGCCGCTCGGGGAACTCCGCGTTCGGCCAGTCCTTGGCCTTCGGCCCGACGCGCAGCTCTTCGTCGCGCTCTTCCTCGAACGCGACGAGCCCGCGCGCCTCGAGCCCCGCGGCGGCGGCCGCGACCGGGCTCTGGTCGAGCCCCAGCTCTTTCGCCAGATCGTCGACGGGGACGTTCCGCCCGCGCTCCGCGAGCGCCGTCAAAACCCGGGCCTCCACGGCCCGGAAGATGTGCGCCATTGAACCGCCTCCGGCCGCGCGCAGGGGCGCGGCGCGCGGCGATTCTACCCCGCGATCGGAGAGGGGCGCCCGCTCGCCGCGCCGCCGTCGCGCAGCGCCGCGAGCGCCGCCCGCGCCGCCGTCTGCTCCGCCCGCTTCTTGGAGCTGCCGACGCCGCACCCGAAGGCGTGGCCGTTGACGGCGACCTCGATCACGAACTCGCGGGCGTGCGCCGGGCCGCGCTGCTCGGCGAGCCGGTACTCGGGCAGCGACCAGCCCTGGGCCTGCGCGAACTCCTGCAGCTCGGTCTTCGCGTCGGTGTGGGCGTCGTTGTCCGCGTTGGCGATCGCGTCGCCGAAGAGGCGCGCGACGAGCCGGCGCACGGGACGGACGCCGCCGTCGAGGAAGAGCGCGCCGACGACCGCCTCGAAGGCGTCCGCGAGGATGTTCTTCTTCGTCCGTCCGCCGGTCGCCTCTTCGCCGCGTCCGAGAAGCAGTTCCTCGCCGACGCCGAAATCTTCCGCGAGCGCGGCGAGGCTGTCGGCGTCGACGAGGACGGAGCGCAGCCGCGTCATCTGCCCCTCGTTGAGCGGAGGGCGGCGACGGTACACGCGTTCCGCGACGAGGAATCCGAGAACGGCGTCGCCGAGGAACTCCAGCGGCTCGTTGTACGGAACGTCGCCGTGCTCGTGGGCGTAGGAACGATGGGTCAAGGCCTGACGCAGCAGGTCGGAACGCTTGAACCGATGATCCAGGGCCCTTTCCAGCTGACTTGTCTCGCGCCGAGGCCTGTTCTTGTTCTCTTCAGTCAATGTTGTATGCCTCGAGCCTCCCCCCCAAACAGCGGGGCGCAGTTTACCATCCAGTCGATGCTCACGCGCGGTCCGAAGCGAGGTTTTCGGGCATACTGCCCCCTATGAGTGGTGCATTGCTCCGCATTTTTTTGCTGTTCTTCGCAGTCGTGCCGGCGCTCGCCGCGCCGCCGACGTCCGCGCCCGCGGAGCGAACGTCCACGGCCGCGGCGCCGACGTCCGACGTCTCCGCCGCGTGGCCGCCTCTGCCTTCAGAGACGCGCGCCGTGTTGCTGCTGACCGGCGGAGACTTCGGCTACGCGAAGCCGAAAGGGTGCAACGGCCGCGCCGGGGGAGCGCAGTACCGCCCCGCGTTCGATCGCTGGCTCGCGCAACGCGCGCCGAACGTCGAACGGATCTGGCTCGCGGCGGGCGACAACGGCCCGTTCCACAACGAGCAGGTCGCCGTTTCGTTCGACGAGATGCTCGCCTTGTACGCGCGCGTCGGCTACCGCGCGGCGACGATCGGCGACGCGGAGTTGCGGACGCCGGGACCGGCGACTCTGGCGCGCGAGGCGTCGACGACCGGCGCCGGCGCGGCCACGAACGCGCAGCGCCCGGCGTTGGTCGCGGCGAACGTCGTCGTGCACGAGACGGGACGCGCCGCGCTGCCGGCGTCGATCGTGCTCGAGACGCGCGCGGGGCGTTGGCTCGTCGTCGGCGCCGCGCCGCATCGCCCGTCGCAGGTTTTCGGCGCGCCGGACGTCGGGACGATCGTCACCGTCCCTGCCGCGCCCGCGGTGCGCGCGGAGATGGAGCGGCGGCGCGGCGAGTACGACCACGTCGTCCTCGTCTCGTCGCTCGACTACCGCGACCTCGAGCAGCTCGTCGCGACCGTGCCGGGCATCGACGTCGTCGCCTCCTCGGCCGGCACCTACTTCGAGCCCGCGCCGCGCGCGGTCGGCGCGACGCAGCTCTTCTGGCTCGGCGCCGAAGGGCTCCGCCTCGGCCGCGTCGCCCTCGACGACAAGGGCCGCGTCCTCGAGGCCCGCGTAATCCCGATCCGCGGCGACTTCCCGATCGACCCTCTCGCCCCCTGACCCCGGCGCCGGCGTCGCGCGTAGGGGAGGCTGGCGCGCCGATCACGTCGTCGGAACAAAGGCGCCGCCACCGCGCCTGCCTCCCGACACGGACACGGCGCCCCCTTGCCTT
This genomic interval carries:
- the rnc gene encoding ribonuclease III, with the translated sequence MTEENKNRPRRETSQLERALDHRFKRSDLLRQALTHRSYAHEHGDVPYNEPLEFLGDAVLGFLVAERVYRRRPPLNEGQMTRLRSVLVDADSLAALAEDFGVGEELLLGRGEEATGGRTKKNILADAFEAVVGALFLDGGVRPVRRLVARLFGDAIANADNDAHTDAKTELQEFAQAQGWSLPEYRLAEQRGPAHAREFVIEVAVNGHAFGCGVGSSKKRAEQTAARAALAALRDGGAASGRPSPIAG